A single region of the Enterobacter cloacae complex sp. R_G8 genome encodes:
- a CDS encoding beta-ketoacyl-ACP synthase: MTRRVVITGMGGVTAFGDDWPTIAQRLLGYENAVRTMTEWQEYAGLQTLLAAPIEDFTLPAHYTRKRIRAMGRVSLLSTRATELALEQAGLIDDPVLTQGQTGIAYGSSTGSTGPVSDFASMLMEKHTNNITGTTYVQMMPHTTAVNTGLFFGLRGRVIPTSSACTSGSQAIGYAWEAIRHGYQTVMVAGGAEELCPSEAAVFDTLFATSQRNDAPKTTPSPFDTARDGLVIGEGAGTLILEELEHAKARGATIYGEIVGFATNCDAAHITQPQRETMQICMAQSLAIAGLRASDIGYISAHGTATDRGDIAESQATAAIFGDNVPISSLKSYFGHTLGACGALEAWMSVQMMREGWFAPTLNLRQPDEQCGALDYIMGEARQIDCEYLQSNNFAFGGINTSIIIKRWA, translated from the coding sequence ATGACGCGTCGGGTGGTGATTACGGGGATGGGGGGCGTGACCGCCTTTGGCGACGACTGGCCGACCATTGCACAGCGGCTGCTCGGCTACGAAAATGCCGTACGCACCATGACGGAGTGGCAAGAGTATGCCGGTCTGCAAACCCTGCTGGCCGCCCCTATCGAGGATTTCACCCTCCCGGCACACTATACCCGCAAGCGCATTCGCGCCATGGGTCGCGTGTCGCTGCTCTCTACCCGCGCCACCGAACTGGCACTTGAGCAGGCGGGCCTGATCGATGACCCGGTACTGACGCAGGGGCAAACCGGCATCGCCTATGGGTCGTCCACGGGTAGCACGGGCCCGGTCAGCGACTTCGCCTCCATGCTGATGGAAAAACACACCAATAACATCACCGGCACCACCTATGTGCAGATGATGCCGCACACCACCGCGGTCAATACCGGCCTGTTCTTTGGTCTGCGGGGGCGCGTCATTCCCACGTCGAGTGCCTGTACTTCCGGCAGCCAGGCGATTGGTTACGCCTGGGAAGCCATTCGCCATGGTTATCAGACCGTGATGGTCGCCGGGGGCGCCGAGGAGCTTTGTCCGTCAGAAGCGGCGGTATTTGATACGCTGTTCGCCACCAGCCAGCGCAACGACGCGCCGAAAACCACGCCGTCGCCCTTCGATACCGCGCGCGATGGGCTGGTCATCGGCGAAGGGGCAGGCACGCTGATTCTGGAAGAGCTGGAGCACGCCAAAGCACGCGGGGCGACCATCTATGGCGAAATCGTGGGCTTTGCCACCAACTGCGATGCGGCGCATATTACCCAACCGCAGCGTGAAACCATGCAGATTTGCATGGCGCAATCGCTGGCGATAGCAGGCTTACGCGCATCGGACATCGGATATATCTCCGCCCACGGCACCGCCACCGATCGCGGTGATATCGCCGAAAGCCAGGCCACTGCGGCCATCTTTGGCGACAACGTCCCCATCTCCTCGCTGAAAAGCTATTTTGGCCATACGTTAGGCGCCTGCGGTGCGCTGGAAGCGTGGATGAGCGTGCAGATGATGCGTGAAGGCTGGTTTGCCCCGACGCTCAATTTAAGACAACCGGATGAGCAATGCGGTGCTTTAGATTATATTATGGGGGAAGCCCGTCAGATTGACTGCGAGTATCTGCAAAGCAATAACTTCGCGTTTGGCGGCATCAATACCTCAATCATTATCAAACGCTGGGCGTAA
- a CDS encoding 3-ketoacyl-ACP reductase FabG2, giving the protein MTRSVLVTGASKGIGRAIARQLAADGFTVGVHYHHDADGARETLESIVQAGGTGRLLTFDVGNREQCREVLEQEISTFGAWYGVVSNAGIARDGAFPALSDEDWDSVIHTNLDSFYNVIHPCIMPMIATRKGGRIITLSSVSGVMGNRGQVNYSAAKAGIIGATKALAIELAKRKITVNCIAPGLIDTGMIEMEEAALKEAMSMIPMQRMGQADEVAGLASYLMSDRAGYVTRQVISINGGML; this is encoded by the coding sequence ATGACACGTTCTGTACTGGTCACGGGCGCCAGCAAAGGCATTGGCCGCGCCATCGCCCGTCAGCTTGCGGCTGACGGTTTCACCGTGGGCGTGCATTACCATCATGATGCTGACGGTGCGCGCGAGACGCTGGAGAGCATTGTTCAGGCTGGCGGAACGGGCCGTTTACTGACCTTTGACGTGGGTAACCGCGAGCAGTGCCGCGAGGTTCTGGAACAGGAAATCAGCACCTTTGGCGCATGGTATGGCGTGGTCAGCAATGCCGGAATCGCCCGCGATGGCGCGTTTCCGGCGCTCAGCGACGAGGACTGGGACAGCGTCATCCACACCAACCTCGACAGTTTTTATAACGTCATTCATCCCTGCATCATGCCGATGATCGCAACCCGCAAGGGCGGACGAATTATTACCCTGTCGTCCGTGTCAGGCGTAATGGGCAACCGTGGGCAGGTGAACTACAGTGCCGCCAAGGCCGGTATTATCGGCGCCACCAAGGCGCTGGCCATTGAACTGGCAAAGCGCAAAATTACCGTCAACTGCATCGCGCCAGGGCTGATTGATACCGGTATGATCGAGATGGAAGAGGCCGCGCTGAAAGAGGCCATGTCCATGATCCCGATGCAGCGCATGGGACAGGCCGACGAGGTAGCCGGTCTGGCGAGTTATCTGATGTCGGACCGGGCAGGCTATGTGACACGCCAGGTGATCTCGATCAACGGGGGGATGTTATGA
- a CDS encoding 3-hydroxy-fatty acyl-ACP dehydratase, whose protein sequence is MSYLSPADYLPHDAPMMLLERVERVTDSSAVCSVTVNGRGVLAPFLNVDGDLPGWFALELMAQTVGVWSEWHRLQKGLPHSPLGMVLGARELVCSTGRFAAGTTLTITIERLMQDERFGSFECTIQADNAPLATGRVNTFQPSEDELTSLFTQGASS, encoded by the coding sequence ATGAGTTATTTATCCCCCGCCGACTACCTGCCTCACGACGCACCGATGATGCTGCTGGAGCGCGTTGAGCGTGTCACCGACAGCAGTGCGGTGTGCAGCGTCACGGTCAACGGGCGCGGTGTGCTTGCGCCGTTCCTGAACGTTGACGGCGATCTGCCAGGCTGGTTTGCGCTGGAACTGATGGCCCAGACCGTGGGCGTCTGGTCTGAATGGCACCGCCTGCAAAAAGGGCTGCCCCACAGTCCGCTGGGCATGGTGCTGGGTGCACGCGAGCTGGTGTGTAGCACGGGCCGCTTTGCCGCCGGCACCACGTTAACCATTACCATCGAGCGCCTGATGCAGGACGAACGCTTTGGCAGCTTTGAATGCACGATTCAGGCAGATAACGCCCCTCTTGCCACGGGCCGCGTGAATACGTTCCAGCCCAGCGAAGACGAATTAACCTCACTTTTCACCCAGGGAGCTTCATCATGA
- a CDS encoding beta-ketoacyl-[acyl-carrier-protein] synthase family protein yields MIYISAVGMVNALGNSADEIAANLNAGVAPGMRHRAGWLQGLPDAMLGGVEGELPPIPDSLAAHRSRNNQLLLAALAQIQPAVEAAIARVGRDRVAVVLGTSTSGLDEGDEYVRLSLNGERSPQWQYPQQELGDPSRFLANWLQLDGPAYTISTACSSSARAIISGQRLIEAGLVDVALVGGADSLSRMPVNGFNSLESLSPTQCEPFGRDRRGITIGEAAALMVLTREADQVALLGAGESSDAYHISAPHPEGEGAIRAITQALKAAGMTADEVGYINLHGTATPLNDRIEAHVINTLFGDRVPCSSTKHLTGHTLGAAGITEAALSWLILTRDLPLPPQDFSRYAPDDTLPPCGLLHQRAPLKKPVILSNSFAFGGNNASLLLGRVS; encoded by the coding sequence ATGATTTACATTTCCGCTGTTGGCATGGTCAACGCGCTGGGCAACTCGGCCGATGAGATCGCGGCCAACCTGAACGCCGGGGTAGCGCCGGGGATGCGTCACCGCGCCGGATGGCTGCAAGGCTTACCCGATGCCATGCTGGGCGGCGTTGAGGGTGAACTGCCGCCGATACCGGATAGCCTGGCTGCACACCGCAGCCGTAACAATCAGCTGTTGCTGGCGGCGCTGGCACAGATTCAGCCTGCCGTTGAGGCCGCCATTGCCCGCGTGGGCCGCGACCGCGTGGCGGTGGTGCTGGGCACCAGCACCTCAGGGCTGGATGAAGGTGATGAGTACGTGCGCCTCTCCCTGAACGGCGAACGCAGCCCGCAATGGCAGTACCCGCAGCAGGAGCTGGGCGACCCCTCCCGCTTCCTCGCCAACTGGCTGCAGCTGGATGGCCCGGCGTATACCATTTCGACTGCCTGCTCCTCCAGCGCCCGGGCGATCATCAGCGGGCAGCGTCTGATTGAGGCCGGACTGGTGGACGTCGCCCTTGTGGGCGGGGCAGACAGCTTAAGCCGTATGCCGGTCAATGGTTTTAACAGCCTTGAATCGCTCTCGCCCACGCAGTGCGAACCGTTTGGCCGCGACCGCCGGGGGATCACCATCGGTGAAGCGGCGGCCCTCATGGTGCTGACCCGCGAAGCGGATCAGGTGGCGCTGCTGGGGGCGGGCGAATCGAGCGATGCGTACCATATCTCTGCCCCACATCCCGAGGGGGAAGGCGCCATTCGCGCTATTACTCAGGCGCTGAAGGCGGCAGGCATGACGGCAGACGAGGTGGGCTATATTAATTTGCACGGCACCGCCACTCCCCTCAACGATCGGATTGAGGCGCACGTGATTAACACCCTCTTTGGCGACCGGGTACCGTGCAGCTCTACCAAACACCTCACCGGCCATACGCTTGGCGCGGCCGGGATCACCGAAGCCGCATTAAGCTGGCTGATCCTGACCCGTGACCTGCCGCTGCCGCCGCAGGATTTCTCCCGCTACGCGCCGGACGACACGCTGCCGCCCTGCGGCCTGCTGCATCAGCGTGCGCCCCTGAAAAAACCGGTGATTTTATCGAACTCATTCGCCTTTGGCGGAAACAACGCCAGCCTGCTGCTGGGGAGAGTGTCATGA
- a CDS encoding DUF3261 domain-containing protein has protein sequence MNAFYRAAALAATLLLAGCSHSTDTEETRPQAWLQPGTQVTLPPPGITPAIRSQQLLTGRFNGQTQSLLVLLNADGQKMTLAGLSSVGIRLFLATYDNTGIHTEQSVVMPQLPPASQVLADVMLSHWPLSAWQPQLPKGWTLKDTGTRRELRNPDGKLVTEIVYLQRNGKREPISIAQHVFKYHITIQYLGD, from the coding sequence ATGAACGCTTTTTACCGCGCCGCCGCGCTGGCTGCGACGCTGCTGCTGGCAGGCTGCAGCCATTCGACCGATACTGAAGAAACTCGCCCGCAGGCCTGGCTGCAACCGGGCACGCAGGTGACGCTGCCACCGCCGGGCATTACGCCAGCCATCCGTTCTCAGCAGTTGCTGACCGGCCGGTTTAACGGCCAGACCCAGTCGCTGCTGGTTCTGCTGAACGCTGACGGGCAAAAAATGACGCTTGCCGGGCTCTCGTCGGTCGGGATCCGCCTGTTTCTCGCGACCTATGACAACACCGGGATCCATACCGAGCAGTCGGTTGTTATGCCCCAGCTACCGCCCGCCAGCCAGGTGCTGGCGGATGTGATGCTCAGCCACTGGCCGCTCAGCGCCTGGCAGCCGCAGTTGCCGAAAGGCTGGACGCTAAAGGATACTGGCACCCGACGCGAACTGCGTAACCCTGACGGCAAGCTGGTCACCGAGATTGTCTACCTGCAACGCAACGGTAAGCGCGAGCCGATCAGCATTGCGCAGCACGTCTTTAAATACCACATCACCATTCAATATCTGGGTGACTGA